In a single window of the Harpia harpyja isolate bHarHar1 chromosome 3, bHarHar1 primary haplotype, whole genome shotgun sequence genome:
- the ATP5MJ gene encoding ATP synthase subunit ATP5MJ, mitochondrial, with product MVQTMLPKSLRAMKFYFTTVYQEIWVGVALTAYVYYKISYGGKKAVADKSSGAGHH from the exons ATGGTGCAGACCATGCTTCCAAAGTCATTGAGAGCCATGAAATTCTACTTCACAACTGTGTATCAAGAAATATGGGTTGGTGTAGCATTAACAGCTTATGTCTATTACAAAATTTCATATGGTG gcaaaaaAGCAGTGGCAGATA AGTCCTCTGGTGCTGGCCATCATTAA
- the RD3L gene encoding LOW QUALITY PROTEIN: protein RD3-like (The sequence of the model RefSeq protein was modified relative to this genomic sequence to represent the inferred CDS: deleted 1 base in 1 codon; substituted 1 base at 1 genomic stop codon), translated as MPSLKMNLKNGYAQNTHQGKREQATDSQLRGKQSLCSSNSLETGYARIRDLQANSPETTLFTDNCKAARKEVYRYNNYXSDRNKQNLLPPPPYSLKMPLFGWMKWSKNDSYKPTRYPGSEVVTKTLLRELKWHLKERERLVQEIENEQKVQKTGMDYNWLKNYQNPQATIPATEQRQLEVLCSQIQPCQTGTVLSRFREVLAENDVLPWEIVYIFKQVLKDFLTTTERENQQDQLVDAWNTNCSEHFSLRGDSSNKSDKDEIPTVSSYVDKNTQSMFPTFSHRIWNLPYYYPSS; from the exons ATGCCATCCCTGAAAATGAATCTTAAAAATGGATATGCTCAAAATACTCATCAAGGAAAGAGGGAGCAGGCAACTGACAGCCAGTTGAGAGGGAAGCAAAGTCTATG CAGTAGTAACAGCCTGGAAACAGGATATGCTAGAATAAGAGACCTTCAAGCAAACTCACCAGAAACAACACTGTTCACAGACAACTGCAA AGCTGCTAGGAAGGAAGTCTACAGGTATAAC AACTATTAGTCGGACAGAAATAAGCAAAATCTACTTCCCCCCCCACCTTACAGCTTAAAAATGCCACTTTTTGGCTGGATGAAATGGTCAAAAAATGATTCCTACAAACCCACAAGATATCCTGGATCAGAGGTAGTTACAAAAACCCTACTGAGGGAATTGAAATGGCACCTGAAAGAGCGTGAAAGATTAGTGCAAGAGATTGAAAATGAACAGAAAGTCCAGAAGACTGGCATGGATTACAACTGGCTGAAGAACTACCAAAACCCTCAAGCAACAATTCCAGCTACTGAGCAACGGCAGCTTGAAGTTCTGTGTTCACAAATCCAGCCTTGCCAAACAGGAACTGTTCTCAGCAG atTTCGTGAAGTTTTGGCAGAAAATGATGTTTTACCCTGGGAAATAGTCTACATATTCAAGcaagttttaaaagattttcttaCTACCACTGAGAGAGAAAACCAACAAGATCAACTGGTAGATGCATGGAATACAAATTGCTCTGAACATTTCAGCCTGCGTGGAGACAGTTCTAACAAATCGGACAAAGATGAAATCCCCACAGTCTCAAGTTATGTCGACAAAAACACACAAAGCATGTTTCCCACCTTCTCTCATAGAATCTGGAATCTACCCTATTACTACCCATCAAGTTaa